In Blastopirellula sediminis, the following proteins share a genomic window:
- a CDS encoding PQQ-dependent sugar dehydrogenase, with amino-acid sequence MPLRRTFSLFVLLAMFAAVLRAEDTAPVAFSETPLDTVEMVRTFKNLRIRRPLIITNAGDGSGRLFIAEQQGVIHIMPKDEAEGETTEVFLDIEKNVHFNPRQNEEGFLGFAFHPDYKSNGKFYAYYTTEKEPQLSVISEFSVSKDDPNKADPASEKVIMTIKQPFWNHNGGTIEFGPDGYLYIGLGDGGSGGDPNGNGQNLSTLLGSILRIDVDHQADGKNYAIPADNPFVGVKDACPEIYAYGLRNVWRFSFDHKTGVLWCGEVGQDIWEEIDLIVKGGNYGWNKREGFHQFKNSGVDANDKMMDPIWEYDHNVGKSITGGVVYRGTAVPELVGKYLYADYVTGKVWALDYDLEAKKVKGNYRIANSSNPPVVTFGQDESGDVIVSAIFGEFGTLYRFKSKK; translated from the coding sequence AAGATACCGCGCCGGTCGCTTTCTCCGAAACGCCGCTCGACACGGTTGAGATGGTCCGCACGTTCAAGAACCTGCGCATCCGTCGTCCCTTGATCATCACCAACGCCGGCGACGGCAGCGGCCGCTTGTTCATCGCCGAACAGCAAGGGGTGATTCACATCATGCCGAAGGATGAAGCGGAAGGGGAAACGACCGAAGTCTTCCTCGACATCGAAAAGAACGTTCACTTCAATCCGCGTCAGAACGAAGAAGGCTTCCTGGGCTTCGCGTTTCACCCGGACTACAAGTCGAACGGCAAGTTCTACGCTTACTACACCACCGAAAAAGAACCGCAGCTGTCGGTGATTTCGGAGTTCTCGGTTTCGAAGGACGATCCGAACAAGGCCGATCCCGCTTCCGAAAAAGTGATCATGACGATCAAGCAGCCGTTCTGGAATCATAACGGCGGCACGATCGAGTTCGGCCCCGACGGTTATCTCTACATCGGTCTGGGGGACGGCGGCAGCGGCGGCGATCCGAACGGAAACGGCCAGAACCTCTCGACGCTGCTCGGTTCGATTTTGCGCATCGACGTCGATCACCAGGCCGACGGCAAGAACTACGCGATCCCGGCCGACAACCCGTTCGTCGGCGTGAAGGACGCTTGCCCAGAGATCTACGCCTATGGTCTGCGTAACGTCTGGCGGTTCAGCTTCGATCACAAGACCGGCGTCCTGTGGTGCGGCGAAGTTGGTCAGGACATCTGGGAAGAGATCGACCTGATCGTCAAAGGGGGCAACTACGGCTGGAACAAGCGCGAAGGCTTCCACCAGTTCAAGAACAGCGGCGTTGATGCGAATGACAAAATGATGGATCCGATCTGGGAATACGACCACAATGTAGGGAAGTCGATCACCGGCGGCGTCGTTTATCGCGGAACGGCCGTGCCGGAATTGGTCGGAAAATACTTGTACGCCGACTACGTGACCGGTAAAGTTTGGGCGCTGGACTATGACTTGGAAGCGAAGAAGGTGAAGGGCAACTATCGCATCGCCAATTCGTCGAACCCGCCGGTCGTGACGTTCGGCCAAGATGAATCGGGCGATGTGATCGTCAGCGCCATCTTCGGCGAGTTCGGCACCCTCTATCGATTCAAGTCGAAGAAGTAG